One genomic region from Nostoc sphaeroides encodes:
- the queF gene encoding preQ(1) synthase, whose translation MTTDKLPESLTQASQEMKYGERDIAEGKLITFPNPRVGRRYDISITLPEFTCKCPFSGYPDFATIYVTYIPDERVVELKALKLYINSYRDRYISHEESANQILDDFVAACDPLEATVKADFTPRGNVHTVVEVRHYKHP comes from the coding sequence ATGACAACTGACAAATTACCTGAAAGTTTAACCCAGGCAAGCCAAGAAATGAAGTATGGCGAACGCGATATTGCGGAAGGTAAACTAATTACCTTTCCTAATCCGCGCGTGGGGAGGCGATATGACATTAGCATTACTTTGCCGGAATTTACTTGTAAATGTCCGTTTTCTGGTTATCCTGACTTTGCGACAATTTACGTTACATATATACCTGATGAACGGGTAGTGGAATTGAAGGCGCTTAAGCTTTACATTAACAGTTACCGCGATCGCTACATTTCTCACGAAGAATCAGCTAATCAAATTCTGGATGATTTTGTAGCTGCTTGCGATCCGTTGGAAGCCACTGTGAAAGCAGATTTCACGCCTCGTGGTAATGTACATACTGTGGTTGAAGTGCGTCATTATAAGCATCCATAA